The Apibacter raozihei genome contains a region encoding:
- the rpmF gene encoding 50S ribosomal protein L32 translates to MAHPKRRQSSTRRDKRRTHYKASVPQLAKCSATGELHLFHRAYWHEGKLYYRGKVVMEKNVEEVED, encoded by the coding sequence ATGGCACATCCTAAAAGACGTCAGTCATCTACAAGAAGAGATAAAAGAAGAACTCATTACAAAGCATCAGTTCCTCAATTAGCAAAATGTTCTGCTACCGGTGAATTACATCTATTTCACAGAGCATACTGGCATGAAGGTAAACTTTATTACAGAGGTAAAGTAGTAATGGAAAAAAATGTTGAAGAAGTAGAAGATTAA
- a CDS encoding YceD family protein — protein sequence MEKLRNYDILFSSLKLGKHSFKMFADQKFFDLFTFEQEFKEPKIEVDATLTKHSSFLELEIKTEGKVQLECDISDEVYVESVHNIIKILVKFGEEFDDSNEEVLIIPMGAYSVNIAQFIFESVLLSIPMKRIHPRYAEGYKDEYTDLIEKYSLPDEGDTETE from the coding sequence ATTAAAGCTTGGTAAACATAGCTTTAAGATGTTTGCTGATCAAAAGTTTTTTGATTTATTTACTTTTGAGCAGGAATTCAAAGAGCCTAAAATTGAAGTAGATGCAACGCTTACTAAACATTCTTCATTTTTAGAGCTTGAAATTAAAACAGAAGGAAAAGTTCAATTAGAATGTGATATTTCCGACGAAGTTTATGTTGAATCTGTTCATAACATAATTAAAATTTTGGTCAAATTCGGTGAAGAATTTGATGACAGTAACGAAGAGGTTTTAATCATTCCTATGGGGGCTTATAGCGTTAATATTGCCCAGTTTATATTTGAAAGCGTACTTTTATCCATACCTATGAAGCGTATTCATCCCAGATATGCCGAAGGCTATAAAGATGAATATACAGACCTAATTGAAAAATACAGTCTACCTGATGAAGGTGACACAGAAACAGAATAA